The Xenopus tropicalis strain Nigerian chromosome 1, UCB_Xtro_10.0, whole genome shotgun sequence DNA segment ACACTCTCACAGCACTTGTTCCCTGAACCGCCTTCACCTGCTCGAAGAGGACACGCCCTTCGATGTGATTGGGTTTTGAACATGtgacacttccccccccccctgcagtccAGCCGGTGCGCCCGCATACGGCTCAGACCCTGTAGATTATCTGTTTGTCCCCAGTACCTGGACCTTGCTCCATAGCCATGCCTTCTATCAAGGAGCGCCTCCAGAACTTTCTGAATGGAGACAACTTCGTATCCCGGTTATTGGGGAAGGCTGAGGAGAAAACTGGGATCAAAAAGTATTATCTTGCTTCGGGTGAGCTAGCTATTATTCGGGGCTATGACAGGAGTTCTGTATCTGCTAACAGGTGGACGTGTAATTAGACGGCATGCTCAGGACAGGGTTAAAAGGGGCTTCCGTCTCAGTGTTCCTGTATTTGTATAGAGAGTTGTTTAAATGACAACTACCCTTCTAGCTTGTGATTTAAACGTGATCATTCAGTGCGACGAAGAAGGAGTAGATAGTTCCACTGTGATTGCGTGTGGCATCGTGTATATGGCTAcattcaatacaaaaaagtaagAGGGGTTGCTAATAAGTGGGGCACTAAGCCATTGAATAGAACGTGTGAGGCTGCTGGAGCCAGACAGGGGGATTATGTCGCTGCATTAGCTTTACGTCCCAGACCACGTTCTGCAGGAATCCATGCTGAGAAGCCGAGGTCAAGTTGCAAGATTTCAGTAGCCTCACATGTGGCCCCTATTTATGACTGCTGCACATTGTATTTTATGTTGGTGAAAAATAATACCACATTCCATCTGCTTGGGTACTAGTCGTTCTTGTATAATCGTTATGGTTAATAAGTGATCTGCTTTGGGTGCTGTTACAGCCACATCTACATATCTGGCCTGTCATGTGCCTTATCATTTTCTTATGCTGTCTGTGAATAAGAGTATCCTAATGTGAAGGTCACAGCATGCCACCCATTGGCCACCTTTTAAGACACTGATATAAAGAGCAACATTTCCCTTCCTTACTCTAGGGAGCTCACtaaatatgtaaatgtatatagattgtaagctctatggggcagggacctccatccgcttgtgtctttgactcttaacttattgcaactgtaactgtatcttgtatatatttgtatttattgttatactttgtatttatctattatcttagtaaccccctgtttgtattaatgtattctactgtacagcgctgcgtacataagtagtgttttataaataaagatatacatacaaatgttcattcttttttttattacaatgctTTTCTTCCTAGGTTCCATCTGCTCCCTAGGGCTGTACCTTATATTTGGCTATGGGGCTTCTCTTgtctgcaatctgattggctttgTGTACCCAGCCTATGTTTCGTAAGTATCCGGATTTATTCCTCAGCAGTGAATGAGATTAGAGTGTCTTCTGGATGGGGGAAGGAAAAGTAGATTAAAGTGTTTGTACCTGTTGGAGAATGTTTCTCCtgttaagaggcagatttatcaatgtgtgagattagagtttaccacagaaaaaatgacatactttctattcattcccacgggatttttaaaagtgtatttatcaaatggcaagCTTTAATTTTCTCCCGTTTATAAAAACacttgggaatgaatagaaagtgggtgaatttttctgtggtgagctgtaATCTCACACCTAggtaaatctgctccttagtgttTTGACACTTTGTTGCTAATACTATACTAATGTAAAATCTACAATTTCTCATTTTGTCTTGTAGGGTTAAAGCTATTGAAAGCCCAGATAAAAAAGATGACACAATATGGCTGACATACTGGGTGGTATATGGCGTGTTCAGTGTAGTGGAATTTTTCTCTGACATATTTCTCTTCTGGTTTCCATTTTACTACCTGGGCAAGGTCAGTAGTTAAGGGACAGGTGAAAGTgctaaaaatattcattttgagtTTGTCATTTGCCAAAAGAAAGGTGAGAATGCTTTAAAAAATTTGCTTGAACTTTTCCCCTTCTCTGATTTATAATTTTTACATCTAATCCTGCAATCCTGTAATCCTGTGGGATCACAGATCTGGTATGTTTGAAAGTTTCATCTTGGTGAGTTATAACCTGGAATATATGTCCAGGTAGTTGGTCAGTAAGGGGAAAAAGCAGACACATTGCCGGACCAGTTTTTGACATGTTTGGCTAGCTATAGCTTCTCTTAAGAAAGAGAATGTTTTTAAGTATTGAACAGTCACCTCAAATCACATGCTAGTAATTCATATATTAATCTATAAAGCTTCTGCATTTATTTAGAGCCTATCTCACCTCTGTGTATTGGTGAACTGCTCTgagagccttttttttttattgaaattcagTGTTTTATAATGAATACTTCATTATGCTGGCACAGTCCAGTCTTGCTTTTGAGGGGtgtaaataattgaaataataatAACCTATTATGATAATAGTTGATAATGCCAACAACAGTATGACTTTATCTTGCATTTAGATGCAAGATCTGTATTCAGAAATTTAGAATCCCAGTTAGGTTTTATTGCATCAAATGCTAATTACAAGACtgaaatttatttttacattgtttacCATAGATATTGATCAAGTCTGCCTTACTTGCTTCCTTCTAATCAGTGTGTCAATGGGTTTCTCTACAGTGTTGCTTCTTACTTTGGTGTATGGCTCCATTTTCATGGAATGGCTCTCAGATTCTATATGACCGGTTCATCCGCCCATTTTTCCTGAAGCACCATCGAACGGTGGACAGCGTTGTTAGTGACCTTGGAGGACAGGCTCTAAACACAGCTGAATCTGTCACTAGAGGAGGTACACATTCTGGTTGctatatttatttcccttttgaCATCCTAGGCACCTT contains these protein-coding regions:
- the reep6 gene encoding receptor expression-enhancing protein 6, with the translated sequence MPSIKERLQNFLNGDNFVSRLLGKAEEKTGIKKYYLASGSICSLGLYLIFGYGASLVCNLIGFVYPAYVSVKAIESPDKKDDTIWLTYWVVYGVFSVVEFFSDIFLFWFPFYYLGKCCFLLWCMAPFSWNGSQILYDRFIRPFFLKHHRTVDSVVSDLGGQALNTAESVTRGVLHTLTSSRTLLAREGGQQALPSTSHSKEQ
- the reep6 gene encoding receptor expression-enhancing protein 6 isoform X1 translates to MPSIKERLQNFLNGDNFVSRLLGKAEEKTGIKKYYLASGSICSLGLYLIFGYGASLVCNLIGFVYPAYVSVKAIESPDKKDDTIWLTYWVVYGVFSVVEFFSDIFLFWFPFYYLGKCCFLLWCMAPFSWNGSQILYDRFIRPFFLKHHRTVDSVVSDLGGQALNTAESVTRGAFKGAVTQSFENQKFK